The genome window CCTGGCAGGTGACGTTCGTCTGGTTCTCTGCCCTCATGGGCTGTTGGAAAACCTCCAAGGTGGGTGGAACTGAAACAGCACAGGGCAGAAGCTCTGATCTTGTGGTACAGACAGATCACAGGGAGGGCTAAATAACGTAGCTCCCACCAACACAGTGAGGGCATCACCAGGACAGTGCTAGGCAGGCAGCAGATGCTCAGACATTGAGGGCACTCTTCGCATATGAGTGAAATTactaagcacagtgcctggcgcaCAGTAGGTGCCCAAGGACTGGTAGCTCCTACTAGGCTAAGAATGAGTGATATCTACAAGCACAACCCCTGGCATGCAGTTGGAATGTCAGAACTGTAGCAAAATCCGTGAAATCGCCAAGCACATAGGGATTTGGCTcctagtaggtgctcactaaTTGTAGTTGCTCTTGGTGAAATAAATGAAACTCTCTAACACAGAGTTTGGCACATGGTTACTGGTCCCCTGACAGCTGCCATTAAAATGATAGTGAGTGACCAGCACACATAGGTGCATGGAAGGTGGACAACACAGTTAGGAATTAGATTCCAGGCCATTCAAGATCTGGAGCAATAGCCTGGGGAGAGGGGGGTGGGCTTGGCAGCCAGGTGTGGGCTTGGACTGGGTGTGAGGGTCCTCTACCTCGTATGGCCTCAGACAAGTTGGCAGTCCCACGAAGAGGGTCCCCCTGCAAGGTGACGTGGGCCACCTCGCAGATGACTTGAGAGTGAACGTCCTCGTGGGTCAGCACCACCTTGGCTGTGCTGTGGATGCTGTAGGACACACTCTCTCCTGCAGGGTCCACGTTGGTCTGGAAGTCTGAGAACTGATTCCCATTTTTGAACCATTTCAGGGTGATGTCTCTGGGGGAGAAGCCATGGGACTCGCAGGTGAAGCTCACTGTGTGCGCAGGTGTGGCCCTTGCTGCGGGGCCCGATACCACGGGGGCAGAGGGTTTGGCTACAAAAGGAGCATCGATAATCAGGAGACATGACTGAGATGACCATCACTAATGATAGGCGTGTGACATGTTAAGAACCTTCATggacattaatttttaatatttctaatgtTGTGAAGGCAGTGtccttattctcattttacagatcaggccACAACAGCTCTGGGAGGTGAGAACCAGCCCATGGTCAGACAGTGAGTAGGGGCAGGGCCCAGAGGGAAGTCCAGGCCTGAGTTCAAAGTCCTCTCCACACAGGGAGACTTCCACCAATCTGGGCATAGGAACAAAATTACTGATTGGTCTCCCTCCATGTTATTAACTGGTCCTAGCTGACTTCGCCCAGAGAGCTCACTAACCTCTGAGAGGGTGTTTATAGAAGCCAATACAGGGATCAATGGCCAAGTGGCACCACCATGAGAGCTGCAATCAGGCTGCTCAGCCCAGGACAGGGGTGATCTGACACACCCagctcctcatctgcaaaataggagGACGGCATTTCTACTTCCTGGGATGTTGCCAGGATTCAATGGGGCAATGGAAGCAGTTTTGCTCTGGATCAAACACAGAAGATGCTTCCCCCCAAAAACATAGATCTATCTTTAACCCAGACTTTACAGATACACAGAGGTCTCTCTTTAGGTATTTATGAATTAGcccatatttttgttcttttcacaaatatttcagtctgttttgtttttaacacttTTTGCTGTATAACTGAACAATGCAAGTGTTTGGAAAGAGAAGGTTGGAGCATTACTCCACACTATAAAAAGTAAAGCTGAGTGATTGCTGCAGAGACAGGGGCTGTAAGTCTGCCTGGTGGGGATGAAACCTTGGCTTCCCAACCTGCTCACCACTCAGgtctcctctctgagcctccgtgTCCTCATCTTTAAAGGAGgcaacagggccgggcgcggtggctcaagcctgtaatcccagcactttgggaggccgaggcgggcggatcacgaggtcaggagatcgagaccatcctggctaacacggtgaaaccccgtctctactaaaaatacaaaaaattagccgggcgtgttggcgggtgcctgtagtcccagctactcgggaggctgaggcaagagaatggcgtgaacccgggaggcggagcttgcagtgagccgagatcgcgccactgcactccagcctgggggacagagccagactccgtctcaaaaaaaaaaaaaaaaaaaaaaaaaaaaaaaaaaaaaaaaaaaaaaggaggcaacaAACGGCTCCTCCCTCATAGCACTGGTTTTAAGGAGACTCTGGCACAACTGCTGGTCTCtggcctcctccctgcctccctcctgtctCATCAAGAGAATCATTTAGGCCGACAGCATGGCTAAAAGGGGTGAGCATCCTACTTGGAGTTAGCCAATCTGAGTCACACATGAGCCAATTAATGACTGTGATTGCctgggctggggaggcatcacTTGGAAACTTCTGTGTCTTTGCCTGTGATACCTGCACTATCAGGATAAAGCCACCTTCCCTACCTATGTTCAAGGGTTGTGGGAGCCCTAATTGCTACATCATCTAGGAGGGAAATTAGGCAATTTTCTCAAATATGAAAACACACATATCTTCTGACCTAGGAAAGTCACTTCCAGTTGGAATTTCCCATCTGAAGAGGGTGACACATGTGCAAGGTCATCCACTGAAGGATTGCTCTAGTAGCTCAAAGTTGGGAATAAATTACATACCCATTGACAGAagactgtaaaataaaatttgatatttCCATTAATTGCAGTATTCTGCAGCTTTAAACAATGGAGCAAACCTTTATGTCCTCATATGGAATCTCCATATGGAATGATAGGGTGTACGTTTGGGAGAAGTTTTCCAATCAGCAATGGACTTTAGTGTCTGAATGTGAGGTGCATTGTGAACCTTTGGGAAActgatgaaaagagaaatgctggctACCTGACACGTGGTTCTGTTTGAGGagcttttattgagcacctatgacGCACCTAGCTCTTCTGTGGAGACAGTGTCTAATactggggaaggaaggagactgTCTCAATTCAGATATGGACTCTGGCTCCAATTCTGTCATTATCTGGCCCTGTGACCACGGACAAGGCCCCTGTCATGTCTTGGCTTCAGTCTCCCATCTGTAAAGGGGATTGGGCTGGATGGTCTGAAGGTCCTTCCTGTGCTAACATTCCAGAATTTAGGAGTTAGGACGAAGCTCTTGGGCCTCTGGCAGGAAACCCCAAATAAGCATTGTTGCTGCCTTATATGAGAAACCCCTAAGTCACCCACATGTGGGACCTCTTTCCTGAGGTGAGGGACATTCTGAGATGATGCAGCTCTGCTTGGAGCCCATGGTAACTGTGTGACTGTCCGTGAATCACACAAGGGTTTCCCAAATGGACCCACAGCAAATGCCAAACTTATTGGCATCTCTTCCCACTAGGCCATCAGATTCAACAGTGAATCTGCGCCTCCCAGAAATCTTCCCCGTGTGATGtttctgaagattaaataaagaaaaacacaatttaCCCTCTTCATGAGCTGGATGGATTTCTCCTCATTAGAAGGGAAGAGAATGTAAGCTTGGTGGGGAAGAGCTTTGGGCTGTTTCATTCACTGCTGTTTGCACAGCATTTAGGGCAGAGCGTGGCGTACAGTGGGGTCTCAGTGAGTGCCTGCTGCATAAAGAAGAGACTTGGCTACCCTGAGGGGGAAGCCTTCCCTGGAGGCAGAAGGCAAGGTCCAGCCCTGTGCCTGGGCAAGTCACTCACATtgtcagttccctcatctgtggAACCAAAGGGCTGGGTCAGCTTTGGAAAGACGAGCTGTAGAGCCGCAGACTGGGGATGCTGTCTATCCCATCATTTACAAGCCATGGAGCCTCGAGCGACTACCATGACATCTCCAAGCCTCAACTCATGTGATCTGGAGAAGGGGTGACATCAGATCATGAAAATGAGCACAAACCACCACACCTGATTGTTGCTCTAAGAATTGATAATGTAATTACAATTGAGTTATTGTCACACACCAGGGGTGAAGGAGGCCCACGCAGTACTCACCACGCACAGACAGCTCAGTGCCTGCTCCAGACTTAAACTCCACATCGACAGGGCTCCCTTTCCGGAACTTCACACAGTAGTAGGTGCCGGCATCTGCTGGGGTGATGTTACTGATGCGGATGGAAAAGTCCAGGTTGTTTCTCTTTGCGGGGTCTGAAACAGCTGTTACCCGGGGGAAGTGGCCTTCTTTTTGATTGTAGATTAATTCCCGGCCTGGTCCAGCTCCTCTGAACCACAGGATGGGCCCCACAGGGATGAGGGAGGTCACATGGCAGTGCAGAGTGGCCGACTCTCCAGCTGCAACCGATACAGACTTCTCAGGCTGAATCACCTGCAGCTCC of Symphalangus syndactylus isolate Jambi chromosome 24, NHGRI_mSymSyn1-v2.1_pri, whole genome shotgun sequence contains these proteins:
- the LOC129474581 gene encoding signal-regulatory protein beta-1; protein product: MPIPAFWPHLPCPFLLMMLLLGGLTGVAGEEELQVIQPEKSVSVAAGESATLHCHVTSLIPVGPILWFRGAGPGRELIYNQKEGHFPRVTAVSDPAKRNNLDFSIRISNITPADAGTYYCVKFRKGSPVDVEFKSGAGTELSVRAKPSAPVVSGPAARATPAHTVSFTCESHGFSPRDITLKWFKNGNQFSDFQTNVDPAGESVSYSIHSTAKVVLTHEDVHSQVICEVAHVTLQGDPLRGTANLSEAIRVPPTLEVFQQPMRAENQTNVTCQVRKFYPQRLQLTWLENGNVSRTETASTLTENKDGTYNWMSWLLVNTCAHRDDVKLTCQVEHDRQPAISKSHDLKVSAHQKEQCSDTPPGPALAPTAPLLVAFLLGPKVLLVVGVSVIYVYWKQKA